CGCGAAGAGACATCGTTGAAAAATATCATGATACGCGGATCGGCGGCCAGATAATAACCCTTAGCCCCCATCTGGCTCTCGGCCTCCCAGAAAGCACTGACCAGCCCGTCCAGCTGACGCCATTTAACCGGCGCAGTGACGCTGATCCCTTCCGTGTGCCAGGTCATGGAATGCCAGAAACTCAATGCGGGTACCGTCCGGTTGTCGAGCCGAGGTTGGGGATATGGGAGACATGCGCGCCATGATAACGGCGGCCGCAAGCTCCATCGGTAAGGCCCCAATAACATGACTTATCAATTCATGTTAATAGCAAAGATGGTTGTAATGCAAAACATTGCTGTGGCTGGGCGCAATCCCGCAACAAACTGAGCCCTGGAACCTCCAGGCCGGCCATCCGTTGATCTTCGGACGAACGACACCTCAAAGGGAGATCACTATGAACGGCAAAAAGGAACCGGGCGATTTCGCCGACAAGAAGCGCGAAGAGCAAGGCCGTGGCGTCATCGTCGCTGGGCCGGATGCGCATGAAAATGAAAAAGGCGGCAAGGCGCCATCGGGGAAAGCCGAAAAATCTTCACCGGGCAAGCCGGCTGCTTCCTCCGAACGCCGGTGAGTTTGTGAGGCTGGCCTTTTGGCCGCAACCGAATGGCCCCTATGCGCTCCCACCCCAGTCCAAAGCTGTCCCTCTTCCCAAAGCTCTGTACTGTCATCCTCGGGCTTGACCCGAGGATGACGACTAGAACGGTGGGAAACGTGTTCACAAAAGTAAAAAGTCCCTGATCGCTCAGGGACTTTCTTTATTGCAGTTGCTTCGCTTCTGCTCAGAGAAGGTCGAAACGGTCGGCGTTCATCACCTTCGTCCAGGCGGCGATAAAATCGCGCACGAACTTTTCCCTGCTGTCATCCTGCGCATAAACTTCCGCATAGGCGCGCAGGATGGAGTTGGAGCCGATCACGAGGTCCACGCGGGTCGCCGTGTATCTGGCTGCTCCGGTCTTGCGGTCGCGAATCTCATAGAGATTGTTACCGGTCGGAACCCAGGAATAGGCCATGTCCGTCAATGTCGTGAAGAAGTCGGTGGTGAGCGCACCAGGCTTCTGCGTGAACACGCCATGTGCCGCGCCGCCGTAATTGGCGCCGATGACACGCAGGCCGCCGATGAGGACGGTCAGTTCAGGCGCGGTGAGACCGAGAAGCTGCGCCCTGTCGAGCAGAAGCTCTTCCGGGCTGACGACGTAATCCTTCTTGACCCAGTTGCGGAAGCCATCTGCCAGCGGCTCAAGCGGGGCAAAGCTGTCGGCATCCGTCTGCTCGGCGGAAGCATCGCCACGGCCGGCCGCAAAAGGCACGGCGATGTCGAAGCCGGCCGCTTTCGCCGCCTGTTCCACACCGTAATTGCCGGCCAGAACGATCACATCCGCAATGCTCGCGCCGGTTTCACGGGCAATCGGTTCCAGAACCGAGAGCACGCGGGATAGACGGGCGGGCTCATTGCCTTCCCAGTCCTTCTGCGGTGCGAGGCGGATACGGGCACCATTGGCGCCGCCGCGATTGTCCGAGCCACGGAAGGTGCGGGCGCTGTCCCATGCGGTCGAGACCAGATCGGCAACGGGCAGACCGGAAGCAGCGATCTTCGCCTTGACGGCGGCAACGTCGTAGCTTGTGGAACCCGCCGGAATGGGATCCTGCCAGATCAAGTCCTCAGTCGGAACGTCGGGACCGATGTAACGGGCCTTCGGACCCATATCGCGGTGGGTCAGCTTGAACCAGGCGCGGGCAAAGACGTCGGAGAAATGGTCCTGGTCGTCCTTGAACTTCAGCGAAATCTCGCGGTAGATCGGATCGACCTTCAGCGCCATGTCGGCATCGGTCATCATCGGGATGGTGCGGATCGAGGGATCCTCGACGTCAACAGGCTTATCCTCTTCGGCAATGGTGATCGGCGCCCATTGCGATGCACCGGCGGGGCTGTGCGTCAAAGTCCACTCATGCTTGAACAGCATGTCGAAGAAGCCATTGTCCCACTTGGTCGGTTCGCTCGTCCACGCACCTTCGATGCCGGACACCACGGTGTCACGGCCAATGCCGCGGCCCTTGGTGTTGATCCAGCCGAGGCCCTGATATTCCGGGCCTGCGGCTTCCGGATCGGGGCTGAGATTGGCGGCGCTGCCATTGCCGTGCGACTTGCCGATGGTGTGGCCGCCGGCCGTCAGGGCAACGGTTTCCTCGTCGTCCATGCCCATGCGGGCAAAGGTCTCGCGCATCTGCGCCGCCGTCGCCAGCGGATCGGACTTGCCATTGACGCCTTCCGGGTTGACGTAGATGAGGCCCATCTGCACGGCGGCAAGCGGGTTTTCCAGCGTCGCGGGCTTGGTCACGTCGCCGTAGCGGCCGTCGCTCGGCGCCAGCCATTCCTTCTCGTCACCCCAATAGGTGTCCTTTTCCGGAGCCCAGATATCTTCGCGGC
This portion of the Agrobacterium tumefaciens genome encodes:
- the katG gene encoding catalase/peroxidase HPI, which encodes MDATSKPAGKCPVMHGGNTASGKSVTEWWPNALNLDILHQHDTKTNPLGTSFNYREALKTLDVEALKADLRALMTDSQEWWPADWGSYVGMMARVTWHAAGSYRVTDGRGGANTGNQRFAPLNSWPDNVNTDKGRRLLWPIKKKYGNKISWADLIALAGTIAYDVAGLKTFGFAFGREDIWAPEKDTYWGDEKEWLAPSDGRYGDVTKPATLENPLAAVQMGLIYVNPEGVNGKSDPLATAAQMRETFARMGMDDEETVALTAGGHTIGKSHGNGSAANLSPDPEAAGPEYQGLGWINTKGRGIGRDTVVSGIEGAWTSEPTKWDNGFFDMLFKHEWTLTHSPAGASQWAPITIAEEDKPVDVEDPSIRTIPMMTDADMALKVDPIYREISLKFKDDQDHFSDVFARAWFKLTHRDMGPKARYIGPDVPTEDLIWQDPIPAGSTSYDVAAVKAKIAASGLPVADLVSTAWDSARTFRGSDNRGGANGARIRLAPQKDWEGNEPARLSRVLSVLEPIARETGASIADVIVLAGNYGVEQAAKAAGFDIAVPFAAGRGDASAEQTDADSFAPLEPLADGFRNWVKKDYVVSPEELLLDRAQLLGLTAPELTVLIGGLRVIGANYGGAAHGVFTQKPGALTTDFFTTLTDMAYSWVPTGNNLYEIRDRKTGAARYTATRVDLVIGSNSILRAYAEVYAQDDSREKFVRDFIAAWTKVMNADRFDLL